The window TAGAACGCCACGAGGGCGCTTCAACGAGCAGGCTCCCGCCGCAGACCTCGGTCTTGAAGCCAAGCAGAGAGAGAATACCGACGATCTCCTCCGAGGAGATATCCTTTCCCAGACGCCTGCGCAGGAAACCGAGATCCACCTCGACCCGGGCCCTTTCAAGCGGCCGCGGATAGACATCCGTATGGGCCGTTATCCGCATCTCGGGGAAATATTTTTTGAAGGCCTCCACCGCGATCGCCACCGCGTCGTCGACGCGCTGCGGGTCAAGGCTCTTCTCATAACGCGCCGAGGCCTCCGTGCGCACGTCAAAGCGCTGCGAAGTACGGCGGATGCCGAGAGCCTCGAAGTTCGCGACCTCTAAGATAAGCTCCGTCGTATCATCCAGGATCGAGTCGAGCTTTCCGCCCATGACCCCCGCAAGCCCCACCGGCGACTTCTCGTCGGCGATGACGAGATCCTCCGTCGTGAGGTCGAGCGTCTCGCCGTCAAGCAGCTGCAGCTTCTCGCCCTCATAGGCGCGGCGTACATAGATGCCGCCCGCGATGTGCTTCCGGTCGAAGCCGTGAGTTGGCTGCCCAGTGGCAAGCATCACATAGTTCGTGATATCCACGGGAAGATTGATGGGACGCATCCCGACGCGCCAGATCAGGCTCTTGAGCTCAAAGGGCGAGGGGACGTTTTTGATATTCTCTATCACAAGGCCGGCGTAACGGGCGCAGCGCTCCGTATCCTTTATCTCGACCTTCAGCTCCTCCGTCATGCCGGTGAACTCAGCCGCCTCGATCGGCTTCAGAGGGCACTTGTAAATGGCGGCGAGCTCGCGCGCCATTCCATAGTGGCCCCACAGGTCGGGGCGGTTCGTCATCGATTTGTTGTCTATCTCGAGAATGATGTCGTCAAGGCCCAGAGCCTCGGCGAGCGGCGTGCCCGGTTTCACCTCAAAATCGCTGAGATCCATTATCTCTGAGTGCCGCGTCGTCGGGAAAAGCTCCGCGAGGCCGATCTCGCCGGAGGCGCAGATCATGCCGAAGCTCATCACGCCGCGCAGCTTCGCGGGCTTAATCTCGACAGGGTCGCCCTCGCCGTGCCACTTCACCCACGCTCCTGGCTTCGCTACGGCGACGAGCTGCGCGGGGGCAAGATTCACGCCGCCGCAGACGATCGTCGAGGGCGCGGGGTCGCCCACGTCCACCGTGCAGACGCGCAGCTTATCGGCGTCGGGATGCGGTTCCACAGTCAGAATGCGACCAACTACAAGCCCAGCGAGATTATCGGCGAGACTTACGGCGTCTTCGACCTCCACCGTCGACATCGTCAAATCATATGAGAGCTTGGCCATCGTAAGATCGGCAGGAAGGTCGGCATATTTCTTTATCCAGTTTAACGATAACTTCACAACATCACCCTCCTACTTGAACTGCTTCAGGAAACGCAGGTCGGCGCTGTGGAAGAGGCGCACGTCGTCAACGCCGTAACGCATCATCACAAGACGGTCGAGGCCGATATTGATATAAAAGCCCGACCACACCGCGGGGTCCAGCCCCGCCGCTTTGAGCACGTTCGGATGCGGCGTGCCGCCCGGCATCACCTCTATCCAGCCGACGTGCTTGCAGACGCGGCAGCCCGCGCCGCCGCAGACCTGACACTTCATGTCTATCTCAAACCCCGGCTCGACGAAGGGGAAAAATCCTACGCGCATACGCACGTCGACCTCGTGGCCGAAAACCTTCTCAAGTATCGTCTTAATCAGGACCATACCGGAGGCGAAAGAAAAATCCTTATCGACGATAAGCGCCTCATACTGGAAAAAGGCGCGCTCGTGGCGGGCATCGGTCGTCTCATTGCGGTAGACACGGCCCGGATAGACAAAACGCGCGGGCGCACCGTGCTCGCGAAGGTAGCGGACGCTGGCCCCAGTAAGATGCGGACGCAGACACAGCCTCTTCGCGCCGCGCTCCTCGTCGTGCCCCTTGAGCCAATAAGTATCCATACTCTCGCGGGCCGGATGCTCGGGAGCGAAGTTAAGATTGTCAAAGGCAAACTTCTCGCTCGTTATCTCAGGCTCGGCAAAGACCTCGAAGCCGAGAGAGCGGAAGGCGTCGTTCAGGTCGTAGCACATCTGCGTGACCGGATGCAGCCCTCCCTGAAACGGTTCAATGCCGGGGACAGTGATATCCGCGGCACCCTCAAATGCGGAGAGCGTATCCAGCAGCTCCGCGTTGCGGTTCTCCACCGCTTCGCTGATGATCTGCTTCACCTCGTTGGCCGCCTGTCCCAGCACCTTGCGGAGCTCGGGAGCGGCCTGTCCCACGCTCTTCAATATCTCGGTCAGCTCGCCCTTGCGTCCGATAAGGTTCGCGCGGACCAGCTGTAATTGGTCCGGCAGAGAACTTTGCGCTATCTTTTCCAGCCCCGCCTCTTTTATCTTCTCAAGGCGTTCAAGAAGGCCGCCGTCTCCGCCCTGCGGACCCTTAGTACCATCATGTTCCTGCATAAATCCTGCCTCCTGCAAGCGGCGCTATTGCGGCGCGCCGGGTAAATTAATCTCCTTCATATCGATGAGGCCGGAGACGTCGCTCTTATCAATCAGCTTGTCCATCTCCTCGACATGCCCCAGCACCCACATCCGGTCCCCCTTCTCAAAGGGACGCGTGGGCAGAGGCGTATGCTGCATACCCTCATACTCCATAAGTATAACAATAACTTTGTATTTTTGTGAAAATTTAAGCTGCGCCATATCACGGCCGATCATCTCCGGCAGCGGCTGGATCTTTCCGAGTACGAAATTGCCGCCGTCGATGCGGGTGAAGGCCGAATACCACGGATAGACGAGCAGCTCGCCGATACGCGAGCCCATATCCCACTCCGGCGAGATCACCTTATGCGCGCCGACGCGCTCAAGCACCTTCGCGTGCAGCTTATTCGAGGCGCGCGCTACCACCACCGGCACCCCCATATCGACAAGCAGCGAGGTGCAGAGAATACTGTGTTCCACCGCCTCGCCGATCGTCACCACCGCCACATCGACCTGGGTAGCCCCGATCTTGCGCAGAGAACTCTCGTCGGTAACATCCAGCTGCGCGGCGACGGCGATCTTATCGGAAAGCTCCATGACCGGGCCGGGCATACTGTCAATCCCGATTACGTTCTGACCGAGATTAGCCAGCTTTTCGCAGAGCGCGGTCCCGAAGCGGCCGAGGCCGACAATCAGAAAACTCTTCTTCTTTTTTCTATCCATGGAGAACACTCCTTTAACCTATCGGAATATGCGTACTAGGATAATGTATCCCCGAATCCCCGTCTGTGGTAACAAGCGTGGAGATGAATGAGTAAAGCCCCACCCTTCCCCAGAACATCAGAAGCGTTATCACAAGCTTCCCCGCCGTGGAGAGCTCCGTGGTAATGCCGACAGTCAGCCCGACAGTGCCGAGCGCCGAAGCTACCTCAAATATTATCGCCGAAAACGGCATATCCTCTATCAGCGTAAGCAGCATTGAACCGGCAAGAATCGTGAAAAGATAGATCGCGATCACCGAAAGTGCGCGGCGCTCCGTGCGCTCCGAAATGCCGCGGTTCAGGAAGGTCGGCTCGCCGCGCATATGCAGCTCGCTCCAGACGGAGACCGCCAGCACGCCGAAGGTCGTCGTCTTTACGCCGCCGCCGGTCGAAGCCGGAGAGGCTCCTATTATCATCAGCACGATCATGATGGCCTGGCCAAGCCCGGAGAGCGCGCCGCTCGGCACCGTCTCAAAGCCGGCGGTCCTCGCCGTAACGCTCGCGAAAAGGGCGTTCCAGACCTTCGCCCACGCGGGGAGGTCCTTAAAGGCGGCGTTCCAGTCCGAGAGCATAAGCAACACCGTGCCGACGACGAGCAGGCCGCCTGTTATCAACAGCACCAGCTTCGCGTAGACGGAGAGACAATGCTGCTTGCCGCACTTAACATAATTCGCGCACTCGGCAAACACTGGAAAACCCAGCCCGCCCATGACGATCAGCGACATCACCGTCCCTGGGATGATCAGCGTCGTCTTATAATCGTGCAGCCCGCCGATGCAGGGAGAAAAACCCGCGTTGCAAAAGGCGCTCACAGAATGAAAGACCGCCAGATAGGCGGCCCGCAGCACATCCTCGCCGCCAAGCAGGAAACCGGCGAACATCACGGCGCTGCCCAGCCCCTCGAAGAAAAGCGTGTACTTTATCACCGTGAAGAAGAGCGTGATCGCCCCCTGCACGCCGTCGACGCCGAGCCCTCCGAGAAAGAAGATGCGGCTCCGC is drawn from Cloacibacillus porcorum and contains these coding sequences:
- the pheT gene encoding phenylalanine--tRNA ligase subunit beta, encoding MKLSLNWIKKYADLPADLTMAKLSYDLTMSTVEVEDAVSLADNLAGLVVGRILTVEPHPDADKLRVCTVDVGDPAPSTIVCGGVNLAPAQLVAVAKPGAWVKWHGEGDPVEIKPAKLRGVMSFGMICASGEIGLAELFPTTRHSEIMDLSDFEVKPGTPLAEALGLDDIILEIDNKSMTNRPDLWGHYGMARELAAIYKCPLKPIEAAEFTGMTEELKVEIKDTERCARYAGLVIENIKNVPSPFELKSLIWRVGMRPINLPVDITNYVMLATGQPTHGFDRKHIAGGIYVRRAYEGEKLQLLDGETLDLTTEDLVIADEKSPVGLAGVMGGKLDSILDDTTELILEVANFEALGIRRTSQRFDVRTEASARYEKSLDPQRVDDAVAIAVEAFKKYFPEMRITAHTDVYPRPLERARVEVDLGFLRRRLGKDISSEEIVGILSLLGFKTEVCGGSLLVEAPSWRSTGDISLPDDILEEVARLMGYENFEFSPPTVVLDRAVNQRVLDMERAIREYLAFRCNMQEVFTYPWIEDEFVAAAGADTEEMLELSTPPAPDEAKLRSTLVPGLLKAVSTNIRYFTDFRLFEMTQVFFNRNFHSVSEAAAEAGELLPEMARHLGGAFVGGDARQLFREAKGVLEYMHRAAQMEPLGFAQLKKPLWADEKLWVNVMKGQEMIGSLALVSPKCAKASGIKRSLAVVFELDVEKLVPLPSRQNEFTHLPEYPLADFDLSIVFDENVAWSEIEAIARKAELVRDVKFIDEYRGAQVGEGRKSVSFRIWVGSDGGTLTSEQIENVSKQVVKKIGKKFGGDVRGAQ
- a CDS encoding phenylalanine--tRNA ligase subunit alpha; translated protein: MQEHDGTKGPQGGDGGLLERLEKIKEAGLEKIAQSSLPDQLQLVRANLIGRKGELTEILKSVGQAAPELRKVLGQAANEVKQIISEAVENRNAELLDTLSAFEGAADITVPGIEPFQGGLHPVTQMCYDLNDAFRSLGFEVFAEPEITSEKFAFDNLNFAPEHPARESMDTYWLKGHDEERGAKRLCLRPHLTGASVRYLREHGAPARFVYPGRVYRNETTDARHERAFFQYEALIVDKDFSFASGMVLIKTILEKVFGHEVDVRMRVGFFPFVEPGFEIDMKCQVCGGAGCRVCKHVGWIEVMPGGTPHPNVLKAAGLDPAVWSGFYINIGLDRLVMMRYGVDDVRLFHSADLRFLKQFK
- a CDS encoding potassium channel family protein, with product MDRKKKKSFLIVGLGRFGTALCEKLANLGQNVIGIDSMPGPVMELSDKIAVAAQLDVTDESSLRKIGATQVDVAVVTIGEAVEHSILCTSLLVDMGVPVVVARASNKLHAKVLERVGAHKVISPEWDMGSRIGELLVYPWYSAFTRIDGGNFVLGKIQPLPEMIGRDMAQLKFSQKYKVIVILMEYEGMQHTPLPTRPFEKGDRMWVLGHVEEMDKLIDKSDVSGLIDMKEINLPGAPQ
- a CDS encoding TrkH family potassium uptake protein; this translates as MRFHTSYKVERVILSGFLLVILAGAFLLWLSNNFVYAKPLSPVDALFMATSAVCVTGLGVVDIATDFGLLSQIIMMGLIQIGGLGIMTGMMLISIAVGRRIGLRSRIFFLGGLGVDGVQGAITLFFTVIKYTLFFEGLGSAVMFAGFLLGGEDVLRAAYLAVFHSVSAFCNAGFSPCIGGLHDYKTTLIIPGTVMSLIVMGGLGFPVFAECANYVKCGKQHCLSVYAKLVLLITGGLLVVGTVLLMLSDWNAAFKDLPAWAKVWNALFASVTARTAGFETVPSGALSGLGQAIMIVLMIIGASPASTGGGVKTTTFGVLAVSVWSELHMRGEPTFLNRGISERTERRALSVIAIYLFTILAGSMLLTLIEDMPFSAIIFEVASALGTVGLTVGITTELSTAGKLVITLLMFWGRVGLYSFISTLVTTDGDSGIHYPSTHIPIG